In Clostridiaceae bacterium, a single genomic region encodes these proteins:
- a CDS encoding DUF1624 domain-containing protein: protein MSVNNHEQPCRTPAGRIWELDFFRGIALLLMIYFHFIFDMNEMFNYPVSYTSGINYYIGKISAILFIFISGISSSLSRSNIKRGLRVLAIALVITVATHLYGAEFGIKFGILHFLGICMLLYPLIRPVNNYLLVIICTMAIILGYYAQKVVVPYNYLFPFGLTSISFTSSDYYPLFPWSGLFIYGVVFGKVFYSSKKSLLPFNPNNNVVVRAVSFLGRNTLLIYLIHQPVTIAILTLINYL, encoded by the coding sequence ATGTCTGTAAATAACCATGAACAGCCATGCCGTACCCCAGCCGGACGTATATGGGAGCTGGATTTCTTCAGAGGAATAGCTTTGCTGCTTATGATATACTTCCATTTCATTTTTGATATGAACGAAATGTTTAACTATCCTGTCAGCTATACTTCCGGTATAAATTATTATATTGGTAAAATTTCAGCCATACTTTTTATATTTATCTCAGGCATAAGCTCAAGTCTCAGCAGGAGCAATATAAAAAGAGGCCTGAGGGTACTGGCTATAGCACTTGTAATAACTGTTGCAACCCATTTATACGGTGCTGAATTCGGTATTAAGTTCGGCATACTGCATTTTTTGGGAATATGTATGCTCCTATATCCTCTTATAAGGCCTGTGAATAATTACCTTCTGGTTATTATATGTACTATGGCAATTATTCTTGGTTATTATGCCCAGAAAGTGGTTGTTCCCTACAATTATTTATTCCCTTTTGGCCTGACAAGTATCAGTTTTACTTCCTCTGACTACTATCCTCTTTTCCCCTGGTCAGGGCTTTTTATTTACGGAGTAGTTTTTGGGAAAGTATTCTATTCGAGTAAAAAGAGCCTGCTGCCCTTTAACCCGAATAATAATGTGGTGGTAAGAGCTGTCAGCTTTTTGGGAAGAAACACTTTACTTATATATTTAATTCATCAGCCTGTAACTATTGCCATCCTCACTCTAATCAATTACTTGTGA
- a CDS encoding pilus assembly protein: protein MRINLYSSKGSMTIEASIIMPVIILCVIALLFIPVYLYKQTSLHSMTNKAAERAYVVWRNVNGDMETGKVLKEELNSDSLYRRMYDPFKDIRLETVRSFIESKLSKKVVFPGNKANEGPEAEITLKDNLILKNLDLTVKDTVGIFTENYLGLFDPGKNYSFNSSSTAFIYDPAEFIRNVDFLVEIKKELEKEYPELQDTSGKLKERLKDISKWIEKAANKQVD, encoded by the coding sequence ATGAGAATTAATTTATACAGTTCAAAAGGAAGTATGACCATTGAAGCTTCTATTATTATGCCTGTTATTATTTTATGTGTTATTGCATTATTGTTTATACCTGTCTATCTGTATAAACAGACTTCTCTCCACAGCATGACAAATAAAGCTGCTGAAAGGGCATATGTTGTATGGAGAAATGTTAACGGAGATATGGAGACAGGCAAAGTCCTGAAAGAAGAATTAAACAGTGACAGCCTTTATAGAAGAATGTATGATCCTTTCAAAGATATCCGGCTGGAAACTGTAAGAAGCTTTATAGAATCCAAACTGTCAAAAAAAGTTGTTTTTCCCGGGAATAAAGCCAATGAGGGTCCGGAAGCGGAAATTACTCTAAAAGATAATTTAATTTTAAAAAATTTGGATCTAACTGTCAAAGATACTGTGGGAATTTTTACAGAAAATTATCTTGGGCTTTTTGATCCAGGAAAAAACTATTCTTTTAATTCATCCTCAACTGCTTTTATTTATGATCCTGCGGAATTTATAAGAAATGTTGATTTTCTTGTAGAAATAAAGAAAGAGCTGGAAAAAGAATACCCGGAGCTTCAAGATACCAGCGGTAAATTAAAGGAAAGATTGAAGGACATCAGTAAATGGATTGAGAAAGCAGCTAATAAACAAGTTGATTAG
- a CDS encoding ABC transporter ATP-binding protein — protein sequence MKDAIRLLKYAKAYWKHLAIAMVALLVMTGIQLYAPMIVRKMITMITEGDPDLGRKAIELAVKLGLLYIILAFCQFLRSYLTHYAAWHFVSDMRVRIYNHMQKLSLRFYHDKQTGQLMSRTSNDTSTLESLIAHSTPDLIVNILILIGVTVILFSINPVLALLSLITVPFLAIAASYFAKRVLPQFKNSQQALAEFNATLHDNLQGIKEIQIFNQQEREKERIRRKSNSHVKTLLRVLKLSAIYHPSIEFFSNMGVVIVIGFGGYLASAGKVPLKDIVTFILYLNMFYQPISTLGRLNEDMQNALAGASRIFEVLDTESDVKEAKNPVELGRVKGRIVFENVSFSYIEGNNVLNNINLEINPGELVALVGPTGVGKTTLISLICRFYDPTEGRITIDGIDMKDVSLKSLRDNTSIVLQDVFLFNGTIAENIAYGAENATREEIIKAAKLAHAHEFIDELENGYDTIIGERGIRLSGGQKQRISIARAILRNTPVLILDEATASVDTQTEKLIHDAIDRVTKNRTTIVIAHRLSSIQKADKIVVLNEGGIEEIGTHFELLQNNGLYSKLYNIQFKGREVC from the coding sequence ATGAAGGACGCGATAAGATTACTAAAGTATGCAAAAGCTTATTGGAAACACCTGGCTATTGCCATGGTAGCCCTGTTAGTAATGACAGGTATACAGCTATATGCCCCTATGATTGTCCGTAAAATGATAACCATGATAACTGAGGGAGATCCTGATTTAGGAAGAAAAGCTATAGAACTTGCTGTCAAACTCGGGTTGTTATATATTATTCTGGCTTTCTGTCAATTTTTAAGATCTTACCTTACTCATTATGCTGCCTGGCATTTTGTATCAGATATGAGAGTCAGAATATATAATCATATGCAGAAGTTATCATTACGTTTTTATCACGACAAGCAAACCGGCCAGTTAATGTCCAGGACATCCAATGACACCTCTACACTGGAGAGCCTGATAGCCCACTCAACACCGGATCTTATAGTAAACATACTAATACTGATAGGTGTCACTGTGATTCTGTTTTCTATCAATCCGGTTCTTGCTTTACTAAGCCTTATAACTGTACCCTTTCTTGCAATTGCTGCTTCTTATTTTGCAAAAAGAGTACTTCCGCAGTTTAAGAATTCCCAGCAGGCACTGGCAGAATTCAATGCTACTTTACATGACAACCTGCAGGGTATAAAGGAAATTCAGATATTCAATCAGCAGGAGAGGGAGAAGGAAAGAATACGCAGGAAATCTAATTCTCATGTAAAAACGCTGCTCAGGGTCTTGAAGCTTAGTGCCATATATCACCCATCCATTGAATTTTTCAGCAATATGGGAGTCGTCATTGTAATAGGTTTTGGAGGATATCTGGCTTCTGCGGGTAAAGTACCTCTAAAGGATATAGTAACCTTTATACTTTATCTGAATATGTTCTATCAGCCTATCAGTACTTTAGGAAGGTTGAATGAAGATATGCAAAATGCCCTTGCAGGTGCCAGCAGGATTTTTGAAGTGCTGGATACGGAATCTGATGTTAAAGAGGCTAAAAATCCTGTGGAATTAGGCAGGGTGAAGGGTAGAATAGTTTTTGAAAATGTAAGCTTCAGCTATATTGAGGGGAACAATGTATTAAATAATATCAACCTGGAAATAAACCCGGGAGAATTGGTTGCCCTGGTGGGACCTACAGGAGTTGGAAAGACCACCCTGATAAGCTTGATATGCCGTTTTTATGATCCTACCGAAGGCAGAATTACAATAGACGGTATAGATATGAAAGATGTCAGCCTGAAATCCCTGAGAGATAATACAAGCATTGTGCTGCAGGATGTATTTCTTTTCAACGGAACCATAGCTGAGAACATAGCCTACGGAGCTGAAAATGCAACCAGGGAGGAAATAATAAAAGCAGCTAAACTTGCCCATGCCCATGAATTCATTGATGAATTGGAGAATGGCTATGATACCATTATTGGAGAAAGAGGCATAAGATTATCGGGAGGGCAGAAACAGCGCATTTCAATAGCAAGAGCAATACTAAGAAACACCCCGGTCCTTATTCTGGATGAAGCTACTGCATCTGTAGATACACAAACAGAAAAACTGATTCATGATGCAATTGACAGAGTAACCAAAAACAGAACTACCATAGTAATTGCACACAGGCTATCATCCATACAGAAAGCAGATAAAATAGTTGTGCTCAATGAAGGAGGGATTGAGGAAATAGGAACTCATTTTGAACTTCTGCAGAATAATGGACTTTACAGCAAGCTATATAATATCCAGTTCAAGGGAAGAGAGGTTTGTTAA
- a CDS encoding flavin reductase family protein: MSQKNQFSILKPEEITENTFKLIGKDWMLITAGTYDKFNMMTASWGGLGVLWSKNVCFCFIRPQRYTYDFVEKSDTFTLSFFGNEYREALNICGTKSGREIDKVQATGLTPFEDLPGMISFREASLIVECKKIYYQDIKPENFLQPDIQEFYKLKDYHRMYIGEIIRCLKR, translated from the coding sequence ATGAGCCAAAAGAACCAATTTTCTATCCTGAAGCCTGAAGAAATCACTGAGAATACTTTCAAACTTATTGGAAAAGACTGGATGTTAATTACAGCTGGGACTTATGATAAATTCAACATGATGACAGCCAGCTGGGGCGGACTGGGAGTATTATGGAGCAAAAATGTTTGTTTTTGCTTTATAAGACCTCAAAGATATACATATGATTTTGTTGAAAAGTCCGACACCTTTACGCTTTCCTTTTTTGGAAATGAATATCGTGAAGCACTGAATATATGTGGAACAAAATCCGGAAGAGAAATAGATAAAGTACAGGCTACCGGTCTTACACCTTTTGAGGATTTGCCCGGAATGATTTCCTTCAGGGAAGCGTCACTTATTGTGGAATGTAAGAAGATTTATTATCAGGACATAAAACCAGAAAACTTTTTGCAGCCGGATATACAGGAATTTTACAAATTAAAGGATTATCACCGTATGTATATTGGTGAAATAATAAGATGCCTGAAGAGATAG